The sequence GCTCAACCACGACACGGTCTACGGCCGCCCCGCCCAGGCGGCGACGGCGGGCGAGGACGCGCTCGAGGTCGGCGGGCGGCGCATCCGCGTGCTCTCGCAGAAGGATCCGGCGACGCTGCCCTGGGGCGAGATGGGCGTCGATCTCGTCTTCGAATGCACCGGCATCTTCCGCAGGGAGGAGCAGATGCGCGGCCATCTCGACGCCGGCGCGCGAAAGGTGCTGCTCTCCGCCCCGCCGAAGGGCGGCGACGTCCCCCTCGTCGTGCACGGCGTGAACGAGGCCGGCGATGCGACGCTGTTCTCCTGCGCGAGCTGCACGACGAACTGCATCACCCCGGTCTTCGAGGTGATGGGCCGGCGCATCGGCGTGCGCAAGGCGGCGATGACGACGGTGCACGCCTACACGTCCTCGCAGGAGATCGTCGACGCTCCCGCCTCGAAATGGCGCCGCGGGCGCGCGGCGGCGGCGAACCTGGTGCCGACCTCGACGGGCGCCGCCACCGCGACGACGAAGGTGCTGCCGGAATACCAGGGCCGCTTCGACGGCGTCGCCATCCGCGCGCCGGTGCCGGTGGGCTCCATCGCCGACCTCACCTTCGTCACCGAGCGCGCGACCTCCGTCGAGGAGATCAACGACGTCTTCGTCGAGGAGGCGAAGAGCGCCCGCTACGAGGGCGTCCTCGTCGTCGCCACGGCGCCGATCGTCTCCTCCGACGTCATCCGGGACCCCGCCGCCTCGATCTTCGATCCGTCCATGACGCAGGTGGTCGACGGCGACCTCGTCAAGGTGATGGCCTGGTACGACAACGAATGGGGCTATGCGGCGCAGATGGTGCGTGAGGCCCGGCGCGTGCTGAGCTGAGGCCGGGGCATGGCCGAGAAACGCGACGGCGAGGGGAGCGGCGCGGCGGCGAAGGCGCCGCCGCCGCTTCACGGCGGATCGGACGAGGACGGCGGGCGCCGCGACGAGCCGAAGGCGAAGAGGCCCGAGGGCGAAGAGCGGCGCGAGGAAGAGCGGCGCGAGCCCGAGGAGACGCTCCACGCCGCCCGCGAGAAGGGCGAGCCGCCCGACCCGGACGCGCTCGGCGAGCGCCCCTGGCACGCCGCCTCGCGCCAGGACGCGATCGACGCCCTGAAGACCGACCCCGAGAAGGGCCTCGGCGAGGACGAAGCCGGCCGCCGGCGGGAGCGCTACGGGCCCAACAAGCTGCCCGAGAAAAAGCGCGACACCATCCTCCAGGTGATCCTGCGCCAGTTCAAGGATCCGCTGATCTACGTGCTCCTCGCCGCCGGGACGGTGTCGCTGCTCGTCGGCAATTTCGAGGACGCGGCCTTCATCTTCCTGGTGCTCGCCTTCAACGCGGGTCTCGGCGCCTACCAGGAATACAAGGCGGAAAGCGCGGCGGAATCGCTCGGCCAGGTGATGCGGATCACGGCGAACGTCGTTCGCGGCGGCGACACGCGCGAGGTGGACGCCGAGGAGGTGGTGCCGGGCGATCTGATTG comes from Salinarimonas sp. and encodes:
- a CDS encoding glyceraldehyde 3-phosphate dehydrogenase NAD-binding domain-containing protein, with the protein product MPNVAINGLGRIGRATLKIVQDTPGLDLVAVNDIAPADNLAYLLNHDTVYGRPAQAATAGEDALEVGGRRIRVLSQKDPATLPWGEMGVDLVFECTGIFRREEQMRGHLDAGARKVLLSAPPKGGDVPLVVHGVNEAGDATLFSCASCTTNCITPVFEVMGRRIGVRKAAMTTVHAYTSSQEIVDAPASKWRRGRAAAANLVPTSTGAATATTKVLPEYQGRFDGVAIRAPVPVGSIADLTFVTERATSVEEINDVFVEEAKSARYEGVLVVATAPIVSSDVIRDPAASIFDPSMTQVVDGDLVKVMAWYDNEWGYAAQMVREARRVLS